The sequence below is a genomic window from Strix uralensis isolate ZFMK-TIS-50842 chromosome 11, bStrUra1, whole genome shotgun sequence.
GCAAATTTTCAGTAAGCTGTTCTGTTGCTATAAAAATCTGAATAACATTTACATACCTGTAAATAAGTAGTGTTTTAATCAATACAGATATTTTGATGATAAcaagcaagctttttttttccccagggacaATCTCCAGTCCATCTTTATATCAGCAACAGGCTTACGCATCCTGTAGATTTGCTAGGCTGCAAAAGTGTGTCTAACCATTTAATATGCTTAAGTAGTGAAAGATAAAGCACACCATGACACAGCTACTAATTCATATTCCCTGCAGaactggtatttaaaaaaaaccgGCTAGTACATTGTCCATCTGTGTGTTTCTATTTTGGTGCTGTTGTCGGAGTAACCATGACACTTTACACCAACTACTATCTCTTCTTCCAAGTCTAACAAGATCAGGATGACAGATAAATACACATTGCTTCAATAAATCTATCAGTTCTGTGATACGTAAAGAGCTAGGGGTATGTACACGACAGTGTATTTCGGGCAtggaagaaacatttaatttgaatTGTAAGTGCGTAGCTGCTCACAGGATCAGATTCCATGGTGTGTCCTGCCCTACCCAATAATAATCCCTCTCCTTGCCTTCCCCAGGAAAGCACAGCAGTTTTTATTctgtctgcagctgaaaaaaaatgggCCAAGCAGAACTGCTGGAGTACAATTTCCTTTAAATAAAGGAAACTGCTCTCCAAAAAGTGTACGTTCGGTTTGATCTCCCCTGCCTTGATGCGTGTTTAAAGGTACTGTGTAGACATCTGTTACATTAAACACATTCCCTGCAGTCCAGCAGGACTGCGCAGGTTAGAAATACCTGCACTGAAGAGCCCTAATGTTAGCTCAGAACATGGGCAGCTCACATTCAGGACATCAATAATTCTTAGGTAATCTTTACTGGCAATTTAAGTAGTCCCTAATTTTTACCATTAGCTTTAATGTGTAACCAAAACTAAAACCAGATGACCTAGTCTCAAATTTCAACACTATGAGAAAAACTAGATGTTATTCATATATTTCCATTTCCAATCCCAGGCAGAAGAAAGATAGGTTATAAAGACATTCAGAGCCTGAAGAATGACTTTAAAagatcctcctttttttttttttttccagttttaaaccTGAAATTCCTTATTTGGAATGAACAATATTGTCTCTACCTATAATCAGTGTAAGATACTAAAAATCTACACCAAGAATTGCATCCTTTCTATGCCACCATAATTATTTCCATCAGAGAAAAGAAGAGCAACAACACCCTCAGAAACATCCCTTTCCCAGCCGAAACGTcaacatgaaataaaatctgtaacTCAGCTCAGGCATTCCTAAAGTGTCAAAGAACAGAGATgtttaatggaagctgtgagcaCATTAGTTAGAAAGTGGAAACTGAAGCTAAATAACCATTAgcacaaaaaataaacagcttgaaTACTATACATATATTGAAATCCTTTTCAAAGGGATAATGAAATTATCCTTTACTTCCCCCTGCCTGTTTTCCACCACATACGCACACTTCTAAACACAAATGATTGGACTTAAAAGACAGCCAAAACATCTCCCATTCCAAGGCCGTTCTCCTGAATCTCCCATTGCATTAAATGCCACTTtatgttttcttcatatttatcagtgtgagagatgacttgtaactccctaaaaacagggcctgagagaaacaggcccGTGAGAagaaacagcctgagagagataagggattggggggagcagaggcccttCGAGCTGAGGAAcgtctcaaacactcgcaagttGCAAAACTATAGTCACAGCGTGGACAGTGTGGAGTtgggagctgataaggctgcttGGACAGCACAGGATgtagctggaggagggagccctgtgaaggcaggagggttctgctctggggcatcttgtaaagtttcaagggccatctgtccagtgaatggcctttgcttcattatccacaaaatgcatattaaagttgacacctctgaatatgctaataaagattaacaagatcatgctaattccatcatcccatgaagcaccttacccctccccatacatgggatatgtaggtacGTGGGTCAACgtaggggacagacccaagaaaagtgtgtataaattgagggggtgCAAGGAGTGAAATGAGGACAGAAAAGAGAAGAcatgaagtgaagaagacggatgcatcCCTGACGAACCCAGACCattgatctctatttctctattctctctatctccctccttttctttttccccttttccctcattaccattaagtaatgcaaggcatactacattgcttgccataactcattatatacttagccaattaccaggtatccaattagtacattgtgggaagttaataaatgtctgtactttgagacttgtctcactgttgtccactccgttagggatttacgaatctaagtcacttgtctcccttgtctgagaaGGATGTGACAACCAGCCTCTCAGCTTTTGAGTAAACTTACCCCAGTCTGCGTTTTTCTGTCCCTTTCCCTATATCTCCTTATGCAATTAAATTTGTTCTTCCATTAGCTTAAGTTTGAATGACTGTATCATTCTGTTAATTTTGCATAAAATACCATAAACAGAAAATAGTTGGCTTGTTAGGTAAGCAGACTTGGAAGGGTGGCTATCAGCATTAGGTATTTAAGAGAAAACATTGCATAATTTTTAAAGGACTAAGATGGTAAAAGGGTAAAAAAGACTGCTCACTAAACAGTTATGTCCTGCAAAAATCAGTAAAGAGGGGATTTTGGGTTAAGTAATCAATACACAAGCTTCAAAGGCATGAAGGAATTTTTAATATGttgtattaatttttaagaaCTGAGAACACTGACCCAAATACtgaatgtaaatatatttttaagaaatttagTGGGCAGTAGAGTAATAGGGCAGAATAAAGCAAATAATAAGGAAAAGGAAGTGgtttaacaaagaaaattttaCCCTGTCCTATAAACTCTTTCAGTGCTTcatattttcacagctttttggcTGGAGTTTGAACCAAGACAGCAAGATAATGCTGTGAAACCTCTTGATTAAAGTGACACGGGGAACACTGTTACTGAAACCTGCCCTCTCTGCGAGACATACACACATGGCAAAGATGAGGACACGTGCAACAGCCTGATGGGACCTCCTCTCTCCTGGCAAGAAAATGATCCAAAACATAGAAAGGCTGGTATTTAAGAATTATTTGTTAGTATCAACACACATCTAGCAGCTTTTCCCCATGTACTAACAGTCTTATCTGAACACCAGTAAATATCAATCTATGCAAGCTAGAGATACCCTAATTCACTGGATATTACGCAGCGGAGAAGATAAACAattcaaatgcattttcaaaggtGATGTTCAAAGTAGTTGAAAGAAACTAGTGAAAGCCTTCCTCATTATACAGCAAGGTCACATTAGCATGCATTAATGGAGGACTGTAAACCTTActtttgaattatattttcaaGCTTATATCACACCCTTAAAGGTATTGAGTCAGGTTTTAATATTTCCTGGTGGTAGAGACAGCAAAGGTTAATGTGGGTAACAGCATTTAGAAGCATATTACTTTCACCATTAATATGCAGCTTCAGCTCATGTTGAGACTGGACTTTCAAACCTACATATGTTagatcaattttttaaaaatagatttctgtCTAGAATATGTGCTGCTGTTTTGCCTGATCTACAGATCCTCAATTTCAGACAGCTCACTGTAAAGAGATTAATTACTAGTTATCAGTATAGTCTTCATTCACCTTTAGACTCAGCTCAGGTAAGTTATGTAAAATGTACATGTTTTTCTTAAGCACTAGCAAGATCAGATGCATGTAAATACactattttatgtatatatatatatatataaaatcctgTAAACAAACACTTTTTCTAGCTCTTTGATGAAGAATCTGAAATTAGTTAGTCATCCACTTGTACGGGACAATGACAGCTTTAAAAGCACACCAAATTCTCTCTCAGTAGTTTAAATGTAGATTTTAAGTCCATTTTTTAAACTTCCAGTAAGCCAGAGCAATCATActaatttcagtttaaaagaatGGATTATTTCCTTCCACACTGCTTAAGATGAAGGTctaaatatgtacatatatattaaaGCATATATATTAAAACAGTAAAAGACATCATTCAACTTTTTTTTGCCCCTGAATTAGGGTGGGCCCTTAGTAGTAATAACCTTGATTTTGTTCAGTTTGGATTTATATGCAAGTATCAGAGGCAACTTAACATTTCTTAGCATATTCTTCCCATTTACATTGtttcaataacaaaaaaaaaaagaaaaaaaaaaggttgactGAGTAAAGTGGTTTCAATACAGCTTTGTGACCTTGGTTTCATGACTAACTTACTGTAGAGGTCTCAACAGACACCTCAGAGTTGTTGTTCTTGTCCATCTGTTACTACTCTCTTCTAAACAGGATTAGAACTAGGTTAAGAGAAGTTCCTCCCATTTGAACTACATTTTTGGGTAACATTTTAGGGTTTTGGTCATGCTAATGGGATGCACAGGAACAAGATGTATGGAACAAGTGACAACCACAAGGTGTTCAGTAGCCAGTTGGGGCTGGGTTTAGGTGATGCAGAGGCCAAAGTATACCATGCCATGGGTGCCCTTGTACACCCCGCTCTCCCTGAAAGGGCGCAGTTTTTTATTATAACATGAGTTTGTTCATTTATAAGTTCCCAGGTGAAGACAGCAGTCCTAGCTCAGTATCAAGCACCTCAAGCTGGGAGCTTTTTTGGCACAAGAACACATACTAGTAGTGTCCCTGTCTACTCAAAGTGCTTTCactattttctttcatgtttccttTGTCTACATAGCATCGGGAGAAAGGGTAATGGAAATCTGGTGTAGCCATGGTGACTTCCTCACATCTCAGCCTGCAGAGAGTCCAAGAGAACATTACTCAAACCTCCTCAGGCACAAGGAATTCTTCACGACCTTTCAGCTCCAACCTGTCCATACTCTCCCAACACCTGCAAGTTGAATATCAGAGGTAGGTCATTTCCCTGAAGATTTGGCAGCATGGTGGACTGAAGGCAAATACCCTTTTACTACTGCTATTTTGTATTAACTCTTAAGTTTTATTAGCTTTGTGTTCCATAGAGGTAGTGTTGAGTGCAGCAGGCCTCAACATTTAGAACATCTGCAACTTCacattcatcagaaaaaaaaaaaaagcgcagtCTCATCTTTCTAACATATATGTGCCATCAGTCTGCAACTGCTGAAACCAAAGCTAGCTGTCTGGGCGGCTCCATATTTTCCGAAAACAGCTTTGTAAGCCAATGCAGGAAAAGTATGCTACCATCCATTAAAGTTACATTGGCAATCTATGTCTCAAAGTCCCAGCTTAGTCATGCATTTAAGTGCCCAGTTGCCTCCATATACCAATTATGCACTCATTATGAGTATTTTCCAACTGGTATCAACAAAGCTGTCCTGTGCATTGCAGATAACAAACATTAACATGCACATGTTCTGCTCCCTGCTTGTTCCTCATAAACGTACACCACATTGCCTCTCCATGGCTTTTAAACCTGCCTCACTTGCCTGTCTCATTTTTCTGTAGTTCCTGATCGACCCGTTAGCCGCTCTGACCACCTTTCTGCAAGTATGAAGGATTAAGCAATAACAAGGAGACTTTATGCTTTTACGTAGCAAAGTACAAAACTGACTCATTGGTGCATGTGGCGATAAGTTTAAGTAACTCCACAGCTTAAGGCTCTGTTGAGGAAATAACTGTCCAACAGGCCGGTTCCTAGAGAGAACTATTCTGTACAGGACTAGGAAATCTTTTACATATACACTGTAACCACATGAATATCAACAGGAAAACTACCCATGTAAGTAACTTGGGCCTTGTGTGACAGACAAATTACTGTGTATGAAGAAAGGGCAGTTGGTCTGCCAGAAGCCCAAGCACCAACCACTTAGAGCGTCTCCCTAGGCACACGGGGACTTCAGCTGCAGAGGCGAGCATctaaaattttgcatttcaagCATTAACTGCTACTTTGGGTCTAAACTCTGTTGACCCAGCCCCTGCATTAAGACAGAAGAGTACATAGAAAGAGTGGTACTACAATTGCAATGAGATAAAAATGCAAGtctccactttttaaaaataaataagaaagatttattccaagcagccttttttttttttttagaaaaaaattctatttatgGTTACTCTTTGTTTTCTGCCCCAAAGCCAAGCTACAGTCTAATGAACcagaaaaatttttatttcaggacTCCACACCTTTGACACTAACCCTTAGTGTGTGATTTACCCATCTTATGGATTTTAGAATTACAAGTCTACCTTTAGGAGCCATAAACTAGAAGCATAACCTAGTATACCAGAGTACTGCAAGTACTCCTTTTAATCAGCCCCACTGAAGAGTTTGTTCTCCTGAAGATACAAATGCTAGGAAGGAAGATCTAGCTTCTACCTCCTATTCCATGATGGCTCAACTTTACCTCAATAGTTTCATAGCACAGTGCCTTAAACAACTGCATTTATGCAGCATTATGAGATAGTCAGTAAAGCCTAGCATGGACATCAGAGGATAAGAcagacagtatttaaaataacagttactcccccccacccctgccttttttttttttttttttaaggaagcaaaCATGCAGTGCTGAGACTCTGCTGGACTACATATAAAAGACTTGATCCTGCTCAGCTTGCAAGTTATTTTACTTCCGACTACAAAAAGAAACCATAAAATGCCATCAAGTCAGAACAGTAATGTTTCATTGCCACATTGTGTTGATATAAGGTCTTCACAGCCTACAACATAGATTAAAAAGCTTGATCCTTTGGTcttgctgtattttatttcagtcGAGCtcaaaaaatatcaaacaaaccaaccaaccccacaATGCAGTAATAGCTTGCACAGAGCAGACAGAAAAGACTTGATGTAAAATTGTGCTCTCTAGTGGAGAAATTCGATTTTGTGCAATAAAAGTTCAGACCATGCTGATCCATCCACTTGCCCAACAGGTTTTCAGTGCAGAGAAAATATCAAGATTTTCCACAATATGAAAAGAGTGCACGTGCCTTGTTCAACAGATTTATTATAACCAAGATGGGCTTATACTGAGTTACATGACAGATTACAGCTAGATAAGGTGGTTaaacagacaacaaaaaaatacctAAGACATGCTTTTACGTTTGTTTAGAATTTAAAAGTAATTGCACCCTTAATGCAATagcaaaacatttccttttaatgATGTGAGACTTTAATATGGTCCTATATATACTATATAGTCTGATGAAAATAGGTTAGTTTTACACCAGATAGTGCTACTTGGTTTACACAATGAAAATTAGGATTTTTCTATAAATAGGGATTTAATAACAAAATCCTCTGTTGATATATTTTTAGAGAGAAGAACTGACATGACCACCAATTCCTTTACTTCCAGTTGTGCATACAACACTAATCTTAAACATACTGAATGGGTCTTCAGGAAATACTAAACTCCTGTTCAATTTGTTTTCTTACAGTGTTAAAATACAACCCATTTTCTTCACGACAGCTGCCTACCACTATTTTTTATGGGCAGGTATGGACCAATGAATGCACAAACTCAATTTAATAGCAGATGAATTAGAATCCATTCTTTAAAACAACTTGGCCAATTTATGCTTCCTCAACAGGATTTAGCTTCTTTGAACTCTGTATCTTAATGAGGCTGTTAGAATAAATCTGAAGTTAGAAGACAGAAATATGAAAGACTTTAAAAAGCTAAATGTATAGCTAACTcatgctaattttaaaatatattaaaatttggCGTGCATTCTAATTCAAGAGTAAGGATCTAGCAAGACATGGAAATTAGATTTCTCCTATGTGGTTGCAGAATGCTGTGATCAGCTGTTGACTGCTACAGAAAGTAACAGTCTCTCTTCCTCTTTGGCCTTTAAAGATgaaaggggggggcgggggggaggtttTTTTGAACACGTACAGAAACACAGAGCTACCTTTCATGTTTTAAGCTCCCTAGTATACTCAGAAAAGGCAGCCTAACAATTCAGCAGAGCCAGCAGTCTAGATTTAAGAAGTATCACAAGTATCACAAGCTACAGAATTGTACAAGTTAGAAGATTTGCCAGCTAGATGTttcttttaagtggaaaaaagtTCATAACTGATCTTATGCCTAGAGCAAGGAGAGAGTTCCACTGACTTCCAGCATAACCAGTGCTGATACAGCAGCAATTTCCATGCTTGTATTTAGTTAATCCCATGACAGCAAGTAGATTTCCTAAATTTCTGCACTGGTAGTCATTCAGAATTTTGAGCTGGGGAACAGTAGTCAGTGATTGAGTAAAAGAAAAACCTAGTTCTACCTCAGCAGTTTGTCATATCACTCAATAGAAAGATGAATAAGAACTAAGTAATAAAATGTAGTTTGGGTATGGCTAAATATTTATGgctatttctttaaatatttatgaagtgcTGGAACTCTGCAAGACACTGTCCATTTAATATTCTCCTGCAAGTTTTCACTATATTCTTTAAATTTCTGTCCTTCACATGGCTGTATCACTGAAACCATACTTTTATTTAAGccatatgcaagaaaaaaatcagttcatcttaaaaaaaaaagtctcaaaattaGGAAGCCAGAAAGACAAGCAAGATATCCCTTGAAGTCTTGTGTAGCTACTGCTACAGACAGGTAATAGAGAGAGCGATCTTAAATACATTTAGTTTAAAACTCAATAGTAGTCATGCAAAATTAACACACAGTTCTGAGCATATTGTAGCACCACTTGAAATTAACTGGTACATATTATTAGCTCTGTTGTGGTAATACCTGTTAGTCCCACTAGTGCATGTATGGAAAGGAGGCAGCCCAGTAATTGCGAGAAATGTCTGTTTTTCTAAGCCTCATTCAAGAGTGGGTATGTTTGCAAAACCTCCAGTTTTAGCTACGAAAGCGTTATCACAGCAATGCAGAAGTTTCACTAGGTTTTGCAGACTCAGCTAACTATATCATGTTAGAGTTCAATCAtcaaaagacattaaaaaaacccgAAGTACAGCTTAGTAGAGTTATGCATTAGGTTGTAAGTCATCTAAAAAACAGGTCCAAAGTTTTATTACAGGCTACAAAATCCTACTTAGCAATTCAGTTTAGCCCATGTAAGAAGTGCAAACATGTGATATCTTCCAATTAAATCAACTTCTGCATTTcttgagaggagaaaaagacagaGCTTAAAACCCCAGACACTTCATACTGACTTCCAATCTCATCCTACAAGTCAACTTTGTGAGGTTTTGGGGACACAGCTAGGAAATCATCCACAGTGACAAATTACAGTTGCTACTAAAACACTGCCGTGACAGACCATTTTAAGGATAATTTACAATAACTCCTTCAGAAGCTATTGTGCTAAGAACACCAACACTTGCACTGACCTATTTATAATTCAAGTGGTCTCTCTACTCCATGATAAAGACGTTTTAGAGAATATGAAAGCACAGTCCAGGGGGTCCTCATGAGACAGAGCAGATGTCAGCCTCCTCTCAGTTTCCTATATCTCAACAGTTGCAGAAGTGCCATTTGTGTAGCCACCTTTAGACTTCATGTGGTCCTGAATTGATACAGCCTAGGAAAAAAGTTTATTAGAACACACATCTCAAAGTCCGGTTGGCAGAGCAATTACTAAAGCATCAATTTGAAGAGGCAGGTGAGCCATACGTTTACAGTGCTGGGTCCCAACACTAGTAAGGAGAAATAACAACTGAACCCAGGATCATTAAAGACTATTTTAAGTCAGTGCATGAGATGAGTCTTGCTATGCAAGATCCACTTATTGTTACATCCCTcaccctggcacagctttgacTTCAAGCTGATGTGTTATCTGGACCTAGTATCAAGTGCATCCACAGAATCCTTATCCAAAAGGTTCTTATCATATGTAAGATACTGGGAAAATGAGCACTTCTTGTTGGATGTATCTTCCACAGTATCTTATGTTTACAAACTAAAGGATAGTTCTGTTCTGATGATATTctattgatgaaaaaaaaaaaaaaaaagtcagatttttctctcttttacaaTTATCTAGTATTTTATTAGCTACCTGCTCTACAGGTTACCGCGTAGAGATTTCTGCTTATCCAAGAGTTGCACACTTACTGATGAATAGTCACTACTCATCTCTCTTGCCCCAACATGCGCAGTGTGTACAAAGTTCATTGGTTCTCCTATCATATTGCGGTCCAGTCTCCGACGCCTCTTCTACAAGAAAGAAGGTATCTTAGGTCTCTAGTCAGAAAACATGAGCAGCTTTCAGACAGAAAcaagcagctgaaataaaaaaaagacagtcaGTACTGACCCCTAATGACACCTCATGGCAACCAGGCTGAAGTTTCAAGACTGTTTGCAGTAAGAGAGGGTCAAAGCCACTTTTATTACTGCTAATTGAATTTTAGCAAAAACTTTAATGTTGGAAAGTCAGGGCCTGAGAACTGCAGTCATATGACCAAAGTTTCTAGCAAAACACACATAATTTAAACACAGTTTAACAGGTCTGGTTTTAGCTTTTGCATTACTTAGCCCAAAGTAATCAAAACAACATGACAATGGAAGCATTTTCCACATAACTGAAAGACAAAATTTCAGATCTGATAAAGGATGGCAGTTGTGCATCTACCTACCGGCTGGGGCTGTTCACCATTGCACCaattaaaacaaaccaggaaTTCAGTCATTATATTTTTCAGTAGGTAATAAGGTCTTGTTAAGTGCAATTATTTCACTGGGAGTTAAAGCAGGATGAAGACCAATATGCAGCTCCTAAAGTGAGTTTAGGAAGGAAGTGCTTGTGCAGAGTCACTGGTAAAGATCACAGAAAGCATCTGATGAGTACACCTGCAAAGAGATTACTACTTAAATTTATACTAAAATGTATCAAAGTCTTATAACAGTTAATGAGAAATAGACACTTCAGAGGACTAAAACAAGACTGTAAAATTCTTAAAACATACTTGGACAGAAAAGTAGCATCAATTTAAAATTAGTATGTTCACATCTGAAATCGGGGTTAAGAACTCTGCACATTTACTCACAGATAGACAGTAGTCTAAGTTTTGGTTTCTTTACAGAAACATAATAAAAGCAATGCTAGAATTAATTCAGGTCCTGTTTAACAGTCTGTGATCTGGTTGTAAGCAGAGCTAGCCAATACTTATGAACTATTTAGTATTTTGTAAGAAAGTAGCTTTGAAGCACAACAGATTAAATGCTTAACATTCACAAACTGATGCAAAATAAAGATTCCTTCTTACATCTGATATAGTTACTCTTCTCAGACATAGAAAAAGCTCACCGTAGAATATTCTACAACTCCAAAAAGcccttaaaagagaaaaaaagagctttgcaTAACAGCAACAGAAACTGTTCATCAGAGAGCTTCGCAGAATGTGAAACTATTAACACAGCACTCCTGAACTGGAGACACAATCAGGAAACTCACTGACTTTAAGTGCCCTGAAGCTACAATAAAAACCAAGTTTTTATTGGTtactgacttttttaaaaaatatcttccttcaaATCAAACCCAGGGTTATAGAGTAATCTTTCCCATAAACTTTTTAATACACCAGATCATTAAAACAATATTGTAACATGTTAATTTAtaaaaaggttgggttttttaaaaaaaagcttacagTTTAACAGAAGTTACAGCTTCATTAATTCTATCTTTCTGAAGCCCCACTGAAGTCTTTACAACCAAACAGCATAAGCCAACCCCTTCACAGGCATTTCTTACATAGTCCCACAATTATGTAATTAGCACATCTATTCCCTTCACCTTTGTGGTTTTCTTACACTTCATCACTTCTTACACTTcaagcagattttttaaaatttctgccATTTATCTTTCAAAGTGTTTGTGATGTTTGTCTCTTAGCTTTAGGTGGCCTATATGATACATTATTGCAGAATGTGTCACATATTATTCCATTTTATCCTGGGTGGTTTTAATACAACTCATTATCTGGCTCAATTATCATTTTTCACTTCACACTGTTAACAGTCTTTATCACCACTAATGCCTTGTTTGGTTAGAGCAAAGAAGGGACAGTGGCCCACAAGCAGAAGCCAAAGCTTTTGCCTACACATTAGTTGCAAATTTTTGGAGTTTATTTCATGTTAAGGAGACTGTATCAAAGCtaagattttcttcaaaatcatAAAGTGTGTCACTGTACACTAATACCTATTTTGACAGCAGACTGAGACGAGCATCAAATTAGATAAACATCCCCACCCCAAAATAACGGCTGAACGcctgctctcctccctcctgctgtaCCCCCCAGAATTTGACCACCTACTTCCGTGGGGCTCCTTGTGTACCTGGGTGTTACCTGCTGCTCCTGGGGAGTCCCAGCGCGATGGTACGTCCTCATTCAAGCACTGGCACACAGCCAGCTCCTGTCTTGGCAACTCAGGCGTGTTTACAGTTCATATTCCTGGGTTATAATTAATCCTGATTGCTAAACAAGAATGCTTCACTGTGATCCCATACCCTGCGACGGTTCCTTCGCTCTGTGAAGTGCTGCAGACGTCTGTTGTACACTTCACGCTTACCTACAGGTgtcagaaaagcagaacagaaaccaAAAATAGCAGCCTAGTTTGGCGTCAGATTTATGCAGCCGTGCAGTTTTCTCAGCACTATCCATACAGCCTGTGGCTCACTTCCACCCCTGCGGCAGCTCTGCAGGTGTCCTGCTGGCACACAGCAGCGCTGGATGTCTTCCTGTTGTGTTTTACAACAGaactcttcttttcctctgcatGAGTCAGAGTATCATCCTCCAGGACAGGAATGTCTGTGCTGGGGCATGGGACACCACCTTCCTCCCACAGACTCAAGGTTTCCACACTAACTGGGAGAATTTTAAGAACATCTTAATGTGTTCAGGCTCACCCAGGACTAATAAAAGCCAATAAGAATCCCCAAACTGAggagaaaacaacattttgtCACTGTTGGCACACAGACCAGAATTGGACAATATCCTGTTGttctttctctctatttttcACCACAGCAGCAGTATCatcaaggagagagagagacaaagggCCAGGGAAATGGCTAGCACGCGCAGACACAGATGTTGAATGCGAGGGGCAGGATGCACAGCCATTCTGGAGCCCGTAGCCTTAAAGTGCCCAAGAGCTTTATGAATGTTTGGATACACTTTACTGAGCATAACATTCAATTTGTTCTACCATTACTGCATATTAAAAAGTATTC
It includes:
- the LOC141948372 gene encoding CDC42 small effector protein 2-B-like — encoded protein: MTEFLVCFNWCNGEQPQPKRRRRLDRNMIGEPMNFVHTAHVGAREMSSDYSSAVSIQDHMKSKGGYTNGTSATVEI